The following are encoded in a window of Bdellovibrio svalbardensis genomic DNA:
- the nuoD gene encoding NADH dehydrogenase (quinone) subunit D: protein MSKLETLKQNLAGKFKVENFKFTHAVGDDILEVPKEDAPKVILFLKETGQFDFLMDVCGVDYPTREKRFDVVYNLFSSKDNSRLRIKAQVGEGESIGTAIPAFRGADWFEREAYDMFGIIFDGHPNLRRILTHHQFVGHPLRKDYDANHQQACTTSLPIHFNNEPGSPGNVLNDKYVPLNIGPAHTAMHGTLRVMAEMDGETIVRCNNEIGYLHRCFEKMAETHPYNQVIPYTDRLNYCSAPMNNIGYCKAVERILGVEIPAKAQAMRVILAELSRIIDHTIAIGTGAMDLGALTSFFFMFGLREQVYGLFEKLCGARLTVSMTRVGGMAQDAPEGWYDEVLALCKEIRRGTDEMASMVLDNKIFINRTRGVCPVSAADAIQWGYTGPLLRAAGVNLDLRKATPYYGYDSLDFDVPVGTSGDIYDRYLVRFEEMRQSVRIVEQVCKNVPGGDYTIRDKGIVLPEKKDVYGNIEGLMNHFMLIIKGLRPPVGEVYDATEAANGELGFYLVSDGSANPYRLKVRPPCFAIYQSYPTVVKGAQLADAIATIASMNLIAGELDR from the coding sequence ATGAGCAAGCTTGAGACTTTAAAACAAAACCTAGCTGGTAAGTTCAAGGTTGAGAATTTCAAATTCACTCACGCTGTAGGTGATGACATTCTTGAGGTTCCAAAAGAAGACGCTCCGAAAGTGATTCTTTTCCTAAAGGAAACCGGCCAATTCGACTTCTTGATGGACGTATGCGGAGTGGATTATCCAACTCGCGAAAAACGTTTTGATGTCGTTTACAATTTATTCTCTTCAAAAGACAACTCTCGTTTGCGTATCAAAGCGCAAGTGGGCGAAGGCGAGTCTATCGGAACTGCGATTCCCGCTTTCCGCGGTGCTGACTGGTTTGAGCGCGAAGCTTATGACATGTTCGGTATCATCTTTGATGGCCATCCAAATCTGCGCAGAATTTTGACTCACCACCAATTCGTGGGTCATCCACTTCGTAAAGACTACGATGCCAATCACCAACAGGCTTGTACGACTTCTTTGCCAATTCATTTCAACAACGAGCCGGGCTCTCCTGGTAACGTATTGAATGATAAATATGTTCCTTTGAACATCGGTCCGGCCCATACAGCAATGCATGGAACTCTTCGTGTGATGGCTGAAATGGACGGGGAGACTATCGTTCGTTGTAACAACGAAATCGGGTACCTTCACCGTTGTTTCGAAAAAATGGCGGAAACTCATCCGTACAATCAAGTTATCCCTTATACAGATCGTTTGAACTATTGCTCGGCGCCGATGAATAACATCGGATATTGCAAAGCGGTTGAGCGTATCTTGGGTGTGGAAATTCCAGCGAAGGCGCAGGCAATGCGTGTGATCCTGGCGGAACTTTCTCGTATCATCGACCATACGATTGCTATCGGTACGGGCGCGATGGACTTGGGTGCTTTGACTTCATTCTTCTTCATGTTCGGACTTCGTGAGCAAGTTTACGGCTTGTTCGAAAAACTTTGCGGAGCTCGTTTGACTGTATCTATGACTCGCGTCGGTGGTATGGCTCAAGATGCGCCGGAAGGCTGGTACGATGAGGTTTTGGCACTTTGTAAAGAAATTCGCAGAGGCACAGACGAGATGGCTTCGATGGTTTTGGATAACAAAATCTTCATCAACCGTACTCGTGGTGTTTGTCCAGTAAGCGCGGCTGACGCTATTCAATGGGGCTATACCGGTCCTTTGCTTCGCGCAGCGGGCGTGAACTTGGATTTGCGTAAAGCGACTCCTTATTATGGATATGATTCATTGGATTTCGACGTTCCAGTTGGAACTTCTGGTGATATCTATGACCGTTACCTTGTTCGTTTCGAGGAAATGCGTCAGTCCGTTCGTATCGTTGAACAAGTCTGCAAAAACGTTCCTGGTGGCGATTACACAATCCGCGACAAAGGCATCGTTCTTCCAGAGAAAAAAGACGTTTACGGCAATATCGAAGGTTTGATGAATCACTTCATGTTGATCATTAAAGGTCTTCGCCCACCAGTGGGTGAAGTCTACGATGCAACAGAAGCAGCGAATGGTGAGCTTGGTTTCTATCTCGTAAGTGATGGTTCCGCGAATCCATATCGTTTGAAAGTTCGTCCACCGTGCTTCGCGATCTATCAGTCTTATCCGACGGTAGTAAAAGGGGCTCAATTGGCAGACGCGATCGCAACAATCGCTTCTATGAACCTTATTGCCGGCGAACTTGATCGCTAA
- a CDS encoding complex I 24 kDa subunit family protein produces the protein MFKLSEQGLADVKKELARYEARESAIIPSLYIAQKENKGFITPDIIRHLSQVMDIPEARINEVFKFYTMFNQKPVGKYHVQVCTNISCALEGGREMASHICHELGVKYNEVTADGRFTVSKVECLGSCGTAPMMQVNDTYHEKLTPETAMNLLRGMK, from the coding sequence ATGTTTAAACTTTCTGAACAAGGTTTGGCTGACGTAAAAAAAGAACTCGCTCGCTACGAAGCGCGTGAGTCTGCGATCATTCCAAGTCTTTATATTGCTCAAAAAGAAAATAAAGGCTTCATCACGCCGGATATTATCCGTCACTTGTCTCAAGTGATGGATATTCCTGAGGCGCGTATCAATGAAGTTTTCAAGTTCTATACGATGTTCAACCAAAAGCCTGTGGGTAAATACCATGTGCAAGTGTGCACAAATATTTCCTGCGCTTTGGAAGGTGGCCGTGAAATGGCTTCCCACATCTGTCATGAACTTGGCGTGAAATACAATGAAGTGACTGCGGACGGTCGTTTCACAGTTAGCAAAGTTGAGTGCTTGGGTTCTTGTGGAACTGCGCCAATGATGCAAGTGAACGACACTTATCACGAAAAACTCACTCCAGAGACTGCAATGAATCTCTTGAGAGGTATGAAATAA
- the nuoF gene encoding NADH-quinone oxidoreductase subunit NuoF has translation MAEVKLLTEFYHLPEYQTLAGYKAKGGYAVLPTALKMQPQAIIDEVKASGLRGRGGAGFPTGMKWGFLPKNGEPRYLLCNADEGEPGTFKDRMMMERAPHQLIEGMIISAFAVGSHKGYIYVRGEYVYPIEVLNKAIKEAYDAGLLGKNILGSGFDFDLDVYRGAGAYICGEETGMISSLEGLKGQPKLKPPFPAVQGYLRKPTIVNNVETLAAVTYIIKDGAAAYRKHGTEKSAGTKLFSVSGNVMKPGNYEVPLGYPLMDLIMKECGGMKPGRKLKAIIPGGSSAPILTAEECAKANMDYESLAGLGSMLGSGAVIVMDDSQCMVDMLGVLTHFYAHESCGQCTPCREGTGWLDKILHSILEGRGRLQDIDLLIKVADNMKGKTICALSDAAALPVLSFVNKFRDEFEFYVREGRSKVKGTTYAENNH, from the coding sequence ATGGCTGAAGTAAAACTACTTACAGAATTCTATCATTTGCCAGAATATCAAACTTTGGCGGGTTACAAAGCTAAAGGCGGCTATGCAGTTTTGCCGACAGCTTTGAAAATGCAACCTCAAGCGATCATCGACGAAGTGAAAGCTTCTGGTCTTCGCGGTCGTGGTGGCGCGGGTTTCCCGACGGGTATGAAATGGGGCTTCTTGCCGAAAAACGGTGAGCCTCGCTATTTGTTGTGCAATGCCGATGAAGGTGAGCCTGGTACATTCAAAGATCGTATGATGATGGAGCGTGCTCCTCACCAATTGATCGAAGGTATGATCATCTCGGCTTTCGCAGTGGGATCTCATAAAGGTTATATCTACGTTCGTGGTGAATACGTTTACCCGATCGAAGTTTTGAATAAAGCGATCAAAGAAGCTTACGATGCAGGTCTTCTTGGTAAAAACATCTTGGGTTCTGGTTTCGACTTCGACCTTGATGTGTACCGTGGTGCCGGCGCCTATATCTGCGGCGAAGAAACTGGAATGATCTCATCTTTGGAAGGCTTGAAAGGCCAACCAAAATTGAAACCGCCATTCCCTGCGGTTCAAGGCTACTTGAGAAAGCCAACTATCGTTAATAACGTGGAAACTTTGGCGGCAGTCACTTACATCATTAAGGATGGTGCGGCTGCTTATCGCAAGCACGGAACTGAAAAATCTGCGGGAACAAAATTGTTCTCAGTATCTGGTAACGTGATGAAGCCAGGTAACTACGAAGTTCCACTCGGCTATCCTTTGATGGATTTGATCATGAAAGAGTGCGGAGGCATGAAGCCAGGTCGTAAGCTAAAAGCGATCATCCCTGGTGGTTCATCTGCACCGATTTTGACAGCTGAAGAGTGCGCAAAGGCCAATATGGATTACGAATCACTAGCGGGATTGGGCTCAATGCTTGGTTCTGGCGCAGTGATCGTGATGGATGACTCTCAATGTATGGTTGATATGTTGGGTGTTTTGACTCACTTCTATGCACATGAATCTTGTGGTCAATGTACCCCGTGCCGTGAAGGTACTGGATGGTTGGATAAAATCCTTCATTCAATCCTTGAAGGCCGTGGTCGTTTGCAGGATATCGATTTGTTGATCAAAGTTGCTGACAACATGAAGGGCAAAACTATTTGCGCTCTTTCTGATGCAGCAGCATTGCCTGTGTTGAGTTTCGTTAATAAGTTCAGAGACGAATTTGAATTCTATGTTCGTGAAGGACGCTCGAAAGTAAAAGGGACTACATATGCCGAAAATAACCATTAA
- a CDS encoding 2Fe-2S iron-sulfur cluster-binding protein yields the protein MPKITINGKEVEVKEGTSIIEAMQQSGDRIAHYCWHPGLSVAGVCRLCMVEIEGNPRVQIACNTMATEGMKINNTSEKVRDAVKWGLDFHLINHPLDCPICDQAGECGLQDQYMEYGKYDPEMAEPKQKKHKVVDLGPTVVLDSERCILCSRCVRFTEEVSKTNELGLFNRGDRTEIGTHDGMPLNNKYSLNTVDICPVGALTSKDFRFRQRVWYLKDSETVCNGCSTGCNVKVYYNREGFFRVKPVYNEKVNGHWMCDEGREIYKFVNKDHRLLKAQVRNNTGWTEMHAGAAAKAASEVVKSTAADSLALVLTAQYTVEEFDAIVGTFVNEFKSKKVYFWINNKESFDEFDGLLLRGDKNPNTKGLLKVLEKHGISATWNELSQGLAAGSIKTVVVAGPENQAVFPDFADRVKELSKAQNLIWLQAGKNEALSALTGNVSLIPMKTFVEKDGTFINHAGLEQKFKKATVVVSEALTLTEAALLLAGKNLAINASPANEFMPMNQRIDQVEVEARKKNEFVFKRGSL from the coding sequence ATGCCGAAAATAACCATTAATGGCAAAGAAGTCGAAGTAAAGGAAGGCACCTCGATCATCGAGGCTATGCAACAGTCGGGCGATCGCATTGCTCACTATTGCTGGCATCCGGGTCTAAGTGTTGCCGGTGTTTGTCGTCTTTGTATGGTGGAGATCGAAGGAAATCCACGCGTTCAGATCGCATGTAACACGATGGCTACTGAAGGTATGAAGATCAACAACACATCCGAAAAAGTTCGTGATGCTGTTAAGTGGGGACTTGATTTCCATTTGATCAACCATCCTTTGGATTGCCCTATCTGTGACCAGGCAGGTGAGTGCGGACTTCAAGACCAATACATGGAGTACGGTAAGTACGATCCTGAAATGGCTGAGCCGAAGCAAAAGAAACACAAGGTTGTGGACTTGGGCCCAACTGTGGTTTTGGATTCTGAAAGATGCATCCTTTGCTCTCGTTGTGTGCGCTTCACTGAAGAAGTCTCTAAAACTAATGAATTGGGTCTTTTCAACCGTGGTGACCGCACTGAAATCGGCACTCATGATGGAATGCCTTTGAATAACAAATATTCTTTGAACACTGTGGATATCTGCCCAGTGGGTGCATTGACGTCGAAAGACTTCCGTTTCCGTCAAAGGGTTTGGTATCTAAAAGATTCAGAAACTGTATGTAACGGTTGCTCAACTGGCTGTAACGTTAAAGTTTACTACAATCGCGAAGGTTTCTTCCGCGTAAAACCTGTTTACAATGAAAAAGTAAACGGTCACTGGATGTGCGATGAAGGTCGCGAAATCTATAAGTTTGTAAACAAAGACCACCGTTTGTTGAAAGCTCAAGTTCGTAACAACACTGGTTGGACTGAAATGCACGCAGGTGCAGCGGCGAAAGCGGCCTCTGAAGTTGTTAAGTCAACAGCAGCAGACTCTCTGGCGTTGGTATTGACGGCTCAATACACTGTTGAAGAATTTGATGCCATCGTTGGTACTTTCGTAAATGAATTTAAATCTAAGAAGGTCTACTTCTGGATTAACAACAAAGAGTCTTTCGATGAATTTGACGGTCTTCTGCTTCGTGGTGACAAAAACCCGAATACCAAAGGCTTGTTGAAAGTTCTTGAAAAACACGGAATCTCTGCAACTTGGAACGAATTGTCTCAAGGTCTTGCAGCTGGTTCTATCAAAACTGTTGTTGTTGCGGGCCCAGAAAACCAAGCGGTATTCCCTGACTTCGCAGATCGCGTGAAAGAGCTTTCAAAAGCTCAAAACTTGATCTGGTTGCAAGCGGGTAAGAACGAGGCCTTGTCTGCTTTGACGGGCAACGTTTCATTGATCCCTATGAAAACTTTCGTAGAGAAAGATGGAACATTCATCAACCACGCGGGACTTGAACAAAAATTCAAGAAGGCAACGGTTGTGGTTTCTGAAGCACTTACTTTGACTGAGGCGGCATTGTTGCTTGCAGGTAAAAACCTGGCGATCAATGCTTCACCAGCAAATGAGTTCATGCCGATGAACCAACGTATTGACCAAGTTGAAGTTGAAGCTCGTAAGAAAAACGAGTTCGTATTTAAGAGAGGTAGCCTATGA
- a CDS encoding NuoI/complex I 23 kDa subunit family protein: protein MSVMQNNSEKAKWYLPGVLGGLWITGKHLVGNLLNRKKMMTLNYPEEKYDYSPRFKGNHVLTVKKDGSLRCTACMLCATNCPAECIKIVAAEHNDPTVEKFPIAYEIDILRCVFCGYCEEACPVDAIRLGPEWQTPAVNGGNFIYDINHLAYRPNLKGGIQTHVDDEERHKQGI, encoded by the coding sequence ATGAGCGTAATGCAAAACAACTCTGAAAAGGCCAAATGGTACTTGCCGGGTGTTTTGGGTGGTCTTTGGATCACTGGAAAGCACTTGGTAGGCAATCTTTTGAATCGTAAAAAAATGATGACCTTGAATTATCCTGAAGAGAAGTATGACTACTCTCCAAGATTCAAAGGGAACCATGTTTTGACAGTAAAGAAAGACGGATCTCTTCGTTGCACGGCTTGTATGTTGTGCGCGACGAACTGTCCTGCGGAATGTATCAAAATCGTAGCAGCGGAACATAACGATCCAACGGTCGAGAAATTCCCAATTGCCTACGAAATCGATATCCTCCGTTGCGTATTCTGCGGTTACTGCGAAGAAGCCTGCCCAGTGGATGCAATCCGCTTGGGACCTGAATGGCAAACTCCGGCTGTGAACGGTGGAAACTTCATCTACGACATCAATCACTTGGCTTATCGCCCAAATCTTAAGGGTGGTATCCAAACTCACGTTGACGACGAAGAACGCCACAAGCAGGGGATCTAG
- the thpR gene encoding RNA 2',3'-cyclic phosphodiesterase, whose protein sequence is MKKRLFFALNASDPLEKTFLPIYKKLRIIADKKEMVMKWVPLENFHATVTFIGPMDEEAVPQLADTLETVCTRFAPFDLKVEDVGAFSSEQDARVLWLGVQNKRYLNEFKTALEEELTKNDLLPQPEQRDYTPHITFARLRNPKSVKDMLSPFKRKSFGKIHVSEIVLYESEVRGAYTVYKPLVRCKLTGTIESHEDVDSSLGIQE, encoded by the coding sequence ATGAAGAAACGATTGTTCTTTGCCTTGAATGCCAGTGATCCTCTAGAGAAAACGTTTCTACCTATCTATAAGAAACTTCGAATTATAGCCGACAAAAAAGAAATGGTCATGAAATGGGTTCCGCTTGAGAACTTCCATGCGACTGTTACTTTTATTGGTCCCATGGATGAAGAGGCAGTTCCTCAGCTTGCTGATACCTTAGAAACAGTCTGTACTCGCTTTGCCCCGTTTGACTTGAAGGTTGAAGATGTCGGCGCATTCTCAAGCGAACAGGATGCACGCGTTCTTTGGCTGGGCGTACAGAATAAAAGATATTTGAATGAATTCAAAACGGCTCTGGAAGAGGAACTGACTAAAAACGATCTTCTGCCTCAGCCGGAGCAGCGTGACTATACTCCACACATCACTTTTGCCCGCCTTCGCAATCCAAAAAGCGTCAAAGACATGCTTTCTCCATTCAAGCGAAAAAGCTTTGGTAAAATTCATGTCAGTGAAATCGTCTTGTACGAGTCGGAAGTGCGAGGAGCTTACACGGTTTATAAACCTTTGGTTCGCTGTAAGCTGACTGGGACCATCGAGAGCCATGAGGATGTGGACTCGAGTCTGGGGATTCAGGAATAG
- a CDS encoding TerC family protein: MAEYWWFYLAFLGFVIGMLALDLGVFHKQSHTVSFKEATAWSLVWVSLALIFNAGLYWYTLDKFGDPSVAKQTALEFLTGYVIEKSLSIDNIFVFVVVFGFFGIPAKYQHRVLFYGIIGALIFRAIFIALGSVLMQYHAVVIIFGAFLIFTGIKMMFSHDQAVDPSKNWLIRLMKRYFPVADRMHEDRFFIKENGLRMATPLFVALIFLEFTDVIFAVDSVPAIFAITKEPLIVFTSNIFAILGLRSLYFLLAGVVDKFHLLKFGLAAVLIFVGLKMVWLNNLFDGKFPIGISLGVIAALIGGSIAASLIFPPKVKDK; encoded by the coding sequence ATGGCTGAATATTGGTGGTTCTACCTGGCGTTCCTGGGCTTCGTAATTGGCATGCTTGCCCTTGACCTAGGCGTCTTCCATAAGCAATCCCACACTGTCAGCTTCAAGGAAGCCACTGCATGGTCCCTTGTCTGGGTTAGCTTAGCCCTCATCTTTAATGCCGGTCTATATTGGTACACTCTCGATAAATTTGGCGATCCCAGTGTCGCGAAACAAACCGCCTTAGAATTCCTCACTGGCTATGTCATTGAGAAGTCTCTTTCCATCGATAATATATTCGTATTCGTCGTCGTCTTCGGATTCTTTGGCATTCCCGCCAAATATCAGCACCGGGTTCTCTTCTATGGCATTATCGGCGCCTTGATTTTCCGCGCTATCTTCATTGCGCTGGGATCCGTCCTTATGCAATACCACGCGGTGGTTATTATTTTCGGAGCTTTCTTGATCTTTACCGGTATCAAGATGATGTTCTCTCACGACCAAGCCGTTGATCCTTCCAAGAACTGGTTGATTCGCTTGATGAAACGCTATTTTCCAGTGGCGGATCGCATGCATGAGGATCGCTTCTTTATCAAAGAAAATGGCCTGCGCATGGCGACTCCGCTTTTTGTCGCTCTGATCTTCCTTGAATTTACGGATGTGATTTTTGCCGTGGACTCAGTGCCTGCGATCTTTGCGATTACAAAAGAACCGTTGATTGTGTTTACTTCAAATATTTTCGCGATTCTGGGATTACGCTCTTTGTACTTCTTGCTAGCCGGCGTGGTCGACAAATTCCATTTGTTGAAGTTCGGTCTTGCAGCCGTCTTGATATTCGTTGGATTGAAAATGGTTTGGTTGAACAACCTCTTCGACGGCAAGTTCCCGATTGGAATTTCATTGGGGGTCATCGCCGCTCTAATTGGTGGCTCCATTGCCGCTTCTTTGATCTTCCCTCCCAAAGTCAAAGATAAGTAA
- a CDS encoding LysR family transcriptional regulator — MQWLNYHHLQYFYTIAQEGSIAKAAAKLNIGQPTLSTQLKQLEESLGRPLFERSKQRLHLTEAGKIAFEYADQVFRIGSEMIEALEDRLQNNRIHVQIGALDSVPKHIIKEVILKAYEAGNCMVSVLEGAGDKLLRELSAHEVDLLLSNYAPSVDFQTVYAKSVAKIDVVVCASEKYKHLKKNFPRSLEGQPFVFPTIHSKLRRDIDHYFSVNGIKVDCVAETQDTSLQTLLGTEGVGLIPIADVVAKDLVKEKKLVVLGKLNGVYEEIWLMAASRKIENPIVAKLMKEFSLK, encoded by the coding sequence ATGCAGTGGCTGAATTATCATCATCTTCAATATTTCTATACGATTGCCCAAGAGGGAAGCATTGCGAAGGCTGCTGCTAAATTAAATATCGGCCAGCCAACTCTGAGCACCCAATTGAAACAGCTGGAAGAGTCGCTGGGGCGTCCACTATTCGAAAGAAGCAAGCAGCGTCTGCATCTTACCGAGGCTGGAAAAATTGCATTTGAATATGCGGATCAAGTGTTTCGAATTGGCTCTGAAATGATTGAAGCCTTGGAAGATCGATTGCAGAATAACCGCATCCACGTGCAGATTGGGGCCTTGGACAGTGTGCCCAAGCATATAATCAAGGAAGTGATTTTAAAGGCCTATGAGGCTGGCAACTGTATGGTGTCAGTGTTGGAAGGTGCGGGGGATAAACTTCTTCGCGAACTTTCAGCGCATGAAGTGGATCTGCTTCTTTCGAATTATGCTCCCTCAGTGGATTTTCAAACTGTCTATGCAAAATCAGTCGCAAAAATCGATGTTGTCGTTTGTGCCTCAGAAAAATACAAGCATCTTAAGAAGAATTTTCCGAGATCCCTGGAAGGTCAGCCTTTCGTCTTTCCAACGATTCACAGCAAGCTTCGCCGCGATATAGATCATTATTTTTCAGTGAATGGCATCAAAGTCGATTGCGTTGCCGAGACTCAGGATACCAGTCTGCAAACGCTGCTGGGAACAGAAGGGGTCGGTCTCATCCCTATTGCTGACGTAGTTGCCAAAGACCTGGTCAAGGAGAAGAAGCTTGTTGTCTTGGGCAAGCTCAATGGAGTTTATGAAGAGATTTGGTTGATGGCAGCAAGCCGAAAAATCGAGAACCCCATCGTCGCTAAGTTGATGAAAGAGTTCTCGCTAAAATAA
- a CDS encoding thermonuclease family protein produces the protein MRSASKSLLGALIVLAPLWSLADAITGRVIDVHDGDTLTVQIPGDITKYKVRMLGVDTPEVDFFSQTQGESAFLARDFVRGLAPIGSTATVTYDTNGFDKHNRILGRIVVNNIEINRELLKNGLGYLYFIYPFDKKIVAEYSELARSAAVSSKGLFSPQFNDIAAPYEFRLSVRNQQGTNMVGDLETKILYSQKDITQVPVWRRVFFSDPQLAVRNGYKIK, from the coding sequence ATGCGCTCTGCAAGTAAATCCCTTCTAGGGGCTTTGATTGTTCTGGCTCCCTTGTGGAGTCTTGCCGATGCCATTACTGGACGGGTGATTGACGTGCATGACGGAGACACTCTCACCGTTCAAATACCTGGTGATATTACGAAATATAAAGTGCGGATGCTTGGAGTAGATACCCCCGAAGTGGATTTCTTCAGCCAGACTCAGGGTGAGTCCGCGTTTCTAGCACGCGACTTCGTGCGTGGCTTAGCCCCGATTGGGAGCACGGCGACTGTTACATACGACACGAACGGTTTTGATAAACACAACCGCATCCTGGGTCGTATTGTTGTCAATAATATCGAGATCAACCGCGAACTCTTAAAGAATGGCTTGGGCTATCTTTACTTTATCTACCCCTTTGATAAGAAGATCGTGGCAGAATACAGCGAACTGGCGCGATCAGCGGCGGTCAGCTCCAAGGGACTGTTTTCGCCTCAATTTAATGACATTGCCGCGCCTTATGAATTTCGTCTAAGTGTACGAAATCAACAAGGCACGAATATGGTCGGAGATCTTGAAACCAAAATTCTTTATTCGCAGAAGGACATCACTCAGGTTCCTGTATGGAGACGTGTTTTCTTTAGCGATCCACAGTTAGCCGTGCGTAACGGATATAAAATCAAATAG
- a CDS encoding transglycosylase SLT domain-containing protein, giving the protein MKPSTSSYFAKLLLMNVCSAFLLGMNYGIAPSSFELASKAQPTEAQPSDAEQIAPVIEHALDQVNRAKNIQSLFGWFDNNSTKNCEDCVKQISNMRYAQCSSSDKNGYMEKELENMSTSNSLLGRLIRKNIRPDSIIKPICMQMSMELGRSALPRSSYKTCSKSNGYGSGVGAACVSENHFKLINNSFDLVSTCMKDFIASGESDEMKKLDVRAVYALVNVESGFHMNAVSGTGAGGIGQFTSAAIKDVNLNELPEVRNSLESNSNPVCGRMSMELLDSMSPMRDASSKSCDRISLKNGNPVKNMLYSFAYLRGVKKDLDRAIFKSKDFSKKFKLSEYDLAKIKRAMMVWSHNTGSAGTLTPTKALLRTLYRNKPVTDADTFINQLQQYMQKYPASANAGRARRKETSQYFPKITTLLNKIETNAGGGSCVN; this is encoded by the coding sequence ATGAAACCTTCGACATCTTCTTATTTTGCGAAGCTTCTGCTGATGAACGTCTGTTCAGCCTTTCTTTTAGGTATGAACTACGGCATCGCCCCTTCATCTTTTGAGTTGGCCTCCAAAGCTCAACCTACAGAAGCTCAACCTTCCGATGCTGAACAGATTGCTCCCGTGATTGAACACGCCTTGGATCAGGTCAACAGAGCCAAGAATATTCAGTCTTTGTTTGGCTGGTTTGACAATAACTCCACTAAAAACTGTGAAGACTGCGTGAAGCAGATTTCAAATATGCGCTATGCTCAATGCAGTTCCTCTGACAAAAACGGATATATGGAAAAAGAGCTGGAGAATATGTCGACTTCAAATTCTCTTCTTGGCCGCTTGATCCGTAAAAACATCAGACCCGACTCTATTATTAAGCCTATTTGCATGCAGATGAGCATGGAACTAGGTCGCTCGGCTCTTCCCCGCAGCTCTTATAAAACCTGCTCGAAATCAAACGGCTACGGTTCCGGAGTGGGCGCCGCTTGCGTGAGCGAAAACCATTTTAAGCTAATCAATAACAGTTTTGATTTGGTTTCTACTTGCATGAAGGACTTCATTGCCTCTGGTGAAAGTGATGAAATGAAAAAACTGGATGTCAGAGCGGTCTATGCTTTGGTGAATGTTGAATCAGGATTTCATATGAACGCAGTCAGTGGCACTGGGGCCGGCGGTATTGGGCAGTTTACAAGTGCTGCCATCAAAGACGTGAATTTAAATGAACTGCCAGAGGTTCGCAATTCCTTAGAATCGAATAGCAATCCCGTTTGTGGACGCATGTCTATGGAACTCTTAGACTCCATGAGCCCTATGCGTGATGCCTCTTCAAAATCCTGCGATCGCATCTCTTTGAAAAATGGCAACCCAGTTAAAAATATGCTCTACTCCTTCGCCTACTTGCGCGGAGTAAAGAAAGACCTGGATCGTGCGATCTTTAAGTCCAAGGACTTCTCTAAGAAGTTTAAACTTTCTGAATATGATCTGGCTAAAATCAAAAGAGCCATGATGGTATGGTCTCACAATACGGGCTCTGCGGGCACGCTTACTCCAACTAAAGCATTGCTGCGCACTCTTTATAGAAACAAGCCTGTGACTGATGCAGACACCTTCATCAATCAACTTCAGCAGTATATGCAAAAATACCCGGCATCAGCGAATGCAGGTCGCGCACGCCGTAAAGAAACATCGCAGTACTTCCCTAAGATCACAACGCTTTTGAACAAGATCGAAACAAATGCCGGAGGTGGCTCATGCGTAAACTAG